A DNA window from Mesorhizobium sp. C432A contains the following coding sequences:
- a CDS encoding class I SAM-dependent methyltransferase — translation MSETDKVFAGSIPENYDRYMVPLIFEPFAADLARRAASLSPGAVLEVAAGTGVVTRALAPKLSPGASYVVTDLNQPMLDYAASRQAPDSRIQWRQADALALPFEDAAFDLVCCQFGAMFFPDRAAGYREAKRVLKTGGHFLFNVWDRIEENVFANDVTNALAEIFPNDPPRFLARTPHGYNDIALIRGELEAAGFSRVVIDTRAEQSRASSPRLPAVAYCQGTPLRNEIEARGKLEAATDHAASVIAARHGSGEVAAKIQAHVIVATV, via the coding sequence ATGTCGGAAACGGACAAAGTGTTTGCCGGCTCGATTCCGGAAAACTACGACCGCTACATGGTGCCGCTGATCTTCGAGCCGTTCGCCGCGGATTTGGCACGACGGGCAGCGTCCTTGTCGCCCGGCGCCGTCCTGGAAGTCGCCGCCGGCACCGGCGTTGTCACCCGCGCATTGGCTCCAAAACTGTCTCCCGGCGCAAGCTATGTCGTGACCGACCTCAACCAGCCTATGCTCGACTACGCGGCCTCGCGACAAGCTCCCGACAGTCGTATACAATGGCGTCAGGCGGATGCTCTGGCGCTGCCGTTCGAAGATGCGGCTTTCGATCTCGTTTGCTGTCAGTTCGGCGCGATGTTCTTTCCCGACCGAGCCGCCGGCTATCGCGAAGCAAAGCGGGTCCTGAAGACCGGCGGCCATTTCCTGTTCAACGTGTGGGATCGCATCGAAGAGAATGTATTCGCCAATGATGTGACGAATGCTCTTGCGGAGATTTTTCCGAACGATCCGCCCCGCTTTCTCGCCCGCACGCCGCACGGCTACAATGACATTGCATTGATCCGCGGCGAGTTGGAAGCCGCAGGTTTCTCCCGTGTGGTGATCGACACGAGGGCCGAACAAAGCCGTGCCTCCTCGCCGCGCCTTCCGGCGGTTGCCTATTGCCAGGGAACTCCGCTTCGCAACGAAATCGAGGCTAGAGGAAAACTGGAAGCCGCAACCGATCACGCCGCGTCCGTGATTGCAGCCAGACACGGCAGCGGCGAGGTTGCGGCCAAGATCCAGGCGCACGTGATCGTGGCTACGGTCTAA
- a CDS encoding arylamine N-acetyltransferase: MNDASFDLDSYFDRIGYRGPIDAPLGTLSASHRQRPQAIPFENMDPLLGTSSTSSFPTAPSKPGSGS; this comes from the coding sequence ATGAACGATGCCTCCTTCGACCTCGATTCCTATTTCGACCGCATCGGCTATCGCGGCCCGATCGATGCTCCGCTCGGCACGCTGAGCGCGTCGCATCGCCAGCGTCCGCAGGCGATCCCGTTCGAGAATATGGACCCGTTGCTTGGCACCAGCTCGACATCGTCATTCCCGACCGCGCCTTCGAAACCAGGGTCAGGCAGTTGA
- a CDS encoding LLM class flavin-dependent oxidoreductase yields MTALSVLDLSPIVEGSDASQSLANSLDLARHAERLGYKRYWLAEHHNMPGIASAATAVVIAHVADGTKTIRVGAGGIMLPNHAPLVIAEQFGTLAALHPGRIDLGLGRAPGTDMGTARALRRNLEASDNFPQDVVELMGYFQPAAEGQRIHAVPGEGQKVPVWILGSSLYGAQLAAMLGLPYAFASHFAPAELDHALEIYRSRFQPSEQLDKPYVMLGLNVFAAPTDGEAKLLFTSLQQAFVNLRTGRAGRLPPPVEGYDQTLEPMAKTMISQALSCAVVGSPETVRQGIDAFVRRTGADELMVTAQIFDHAARVRSFEILAEAHKSLSQAA; encoded by the coding sequence ATGACCGCACTTTCCGTTCTCGACCTGTCGCCGATCGTCGAAGGCAGCGACGCCTCGCAATCGCTGGCAAATTCGCTCGACCTGGCCCGCCATGCCGAGCGGCTCGGCTACAAGCGCTACTGGCTGGCCGAGCACCACAACATGCCGGGCATCGCCAGCGCGGCGACCGCCGTCGTCATCGCCCATGTCGCCGACGGCACCAAGACCATCCGCGTCGGCGCCGGCGGCATCATGCTGCCCAACCATGCGCCGCTGGTGATTGCCGAGCAGTTCGGCACGCTGGCGGCACTGCACCCCGGCCGCATCGACCTCGGCCTCGGCCGGGCGCCCGGCACCGATATGGGAACAGCGCGCGCGCTGCGCCGCAATCTCGAGGCGTCAGACAATTTCCCCCAGGACGTCGTCGAGCTGATGGGCTATTTCCAGCCGGCCGCGGAAGGCCAGCGTATCCACGCCGTGCCCGGCGAAGGCCAGAAGGTGCCGGTCTGGATCCTCGGTTCCAGCCTCTATGGCGCGCAGCTCGCCGCCATGCTCGGCCTGCCCTATGCGTTTGCCTCGCATTTCGCGCCGGCCGAACTCGACCATGCGCTGGAGATCTACCGTTCGCGCTTCCAGCCTTCGGAACAGCTGGACAAGCCCTATGTCATGCTCGGCCTCAACGTTTTCGCCGCACCGACCGATGGAGAGGCCAAACTGCTGTTCACCTCGTTGCAGCAGGCCTTCGTCAATCTGCGCACGGGGCGGGCCGGCCGCCTGCCGCCGCCGGTCGAGGGCTATGACCAGACGCTCGAGCCGATGGCAAAAACCATGATTTCGCAGGCGCTGTCCTGCGCCGTCGTCGGCTCTCCCGAAACCGTCCGGCAAGGCATAGACGCGTTCGTGCGCCGCACCGGCGCAGACGAGCTGATGGTGACCGCGCAGATCTTCGACCATGCGGCACGCGTGCGCTCGTTCGAAATCCTGGCCGAGGCGCATAAATCGCTGTCGCAGGCCGCGTGA
- a CDS encoding DUF6481 family protein produces the protein MAIYREKDIFERRNAANEAKKALLERFKSKPAADDPAVLAKQAERKAILEAREIREAEKARLKQEKLAREAVEKAEREAAAEAARIAAEEAAQAEAKIKEAEENERIARLLADEAERKAKRDARYAARKQRTGRTPPGFSAR, from the coding sequence TTGGCTATCTACAGGGAAAAAGACATTTTCGAGCGGCGCAATGCCGCGAACGAGGCAAAGAAGGCGCTTCTGGAGCGCTTCAAGTCAAAGCCGGCGGCTGATGATCCTGCGGTTCTGGCCAAACAGGCCGAACGCAAGGCGATTCTTGAGGCTCGCGAAATACGCGAGGCCGAAAAGGCCAGGCTGAAGCAGGAAAAGCTGGCACGCGAGGCGGTCGAGAAGGCCGAGCGCGAGGCAGCAGCCGAAGCGGCGCGTATTGCGGCCGAAGAGGCAGCGCAGGCTGAAGCGAAGATCAAGGAAGCCGAAGAAAACGAGCGCATTGCCCGTTTGCTGGCCGACGAAGCCGAACGCAAGGCCAAGCGCGACGCACGCTATGCGGCGCGCAAGCAGCGTACCGGCAGGACGCCTCCGGGCTTCTCCGCCCGCTAA
- a CDS encoding LLM class flavin-dependent oxidoreductase, which yields MELGLYTFADVSPEPGPGAIGPHQRLRNLIEEVELADQVGLDVFGLGEHHRPDYAASAPVVALAAAAERTKRIKLTSAVTVLSSDDPVRVFQQFATLDLLSGGRAEIMAGRGSFIESFPLFGYNLEDYDELFAEKLDLLLAIRDNVNVTWSGNLRAPINDRGVYPRPLQDKLPIWIAIGGTPQSAARAGVLGLPLALAIIGGEPARFAPLFDIYRDAARRAGTDPSGLATSINVHRFIAGTTEQAADDFYGPQAEVMNRIGRERGWGPTSRALFDRSRGPNGALFVGDPEQVAEKIVAQHKIFNNDRFLLQMAIGAMPHAKIMKAIELYGTKVAPIVRKETAKPGVAVAAPAA from the coding sequence ATGGAACTCGGTCTCTACACTTTCGCCGACGTCAGCCCGGAGCCCGGCCCCGGCGCGATCGGCCCGCATCAGCGACTGCGCAATCTGATCGAGGAGGTCGAGCTGGCCGACCAGGTCGGCCTCGACGTCTTTGGTCTGGGCGAACATCACCGCCCCGACTATGCCGCGTCCGCGCCGGTGGTGGCGCTGGCCGCTGCCGCCGAACGCACCAAGCGCATCAAGCTGACCAGCGCGGTCACCGTGCTGTCCTCCGACGATCCGGTGCGCGTCTTCCAGCAGTTCGCAACGCTCGACCTTTTGTCGGGCGGCCGGGCCGAGATCATGGCCGGGCGCGGCTCGTTCATCGAATCCTTCCCGCTGTTCGGCTACAATCTCGAGGACTATGACGAGCTGTTCGCCGAAAAGCTCGACCTGCTGCTGGCCATCCGCGATAATGTGAATGTCACCTGGTCCGGCAATCTGCGCGCGCCGATCAACGACCGCGGCGTCTATCCGCGACCGCTGCAGGACAAATTGCCGATCTGGATCGCAATAGGTGGAACGCCGCAATCTGCTGCCCGCGCGGGCGTGCTCGGTTTGCCGCTGGCACTGGCCATCATCGGCGGCGAGCCGGCGCGGTTTGCACCGCTGTTCGACATTTATCGCGATGCCGCCAGGCGGGCCGGTACCGACCCCTCGGGCCTTGCCACCAGCATCAATGTGCACCGCTTCATCGCCGGCACCACTGAACAGGCGGCCGACGATTTCTATGGCCCGCAGGCCGAAGTGATGAACCGCATCGGCCGCGAGCGCGGCTGGGGCCCGACCTCGCGGGCGCTTTTCGATCGGTCGCGTGGTCCGAACGGCGCGCTGTTCGTCGGCGATCCGGAGCAGGTGGCGGAAAAGATCGTCGCCCAGCACAAAATCTTCAACAATGACCGCTTCCTGCTGCAGATGGCGATCGGCGCCATGCCGCACGCCAAGATCATGAAGGCGATCGAACTGTACGGCACCAAGGTGGCGCCGATCGTGCGCAAGGAGACCGCCAAGCCCGGCGTCGCCGTCGCAGCGCCAGCCGCCTGA
- a CDS encoding AI-2E family transporter — translation MKAEPAALGAGLAETEEARVVARADTHLMRSLLIGIFLFMAIYALYFARAFFMPVILAFLLTLTLTPIVRFLRKRGIPEVVSATMLVVLSICVFGVAGYLLSGPVIDLLNNTSSIGQQLTERLAQLRRPLERIMQISHQIEQMTETSQEPGIQKVAMAQSGVLSAAASNVLSAGTSLTIIFVLSLFLLASGTMFYEKIIQSFASLSEKKRALRVVYDVEREISHYLLTVTVINAGLGAVIGLGLWALGMPNPLVWGTMAALLNFLPYVGALITIVLVSVIAMISFDSISYALLAPGFVLLCDIVEGQFVTPMVVGRRLEINAVAIFIAIAFWSWLWGFVGALMAVPLLVVVKVFCDHFDGLSHVGNFLAAQQTAVVEEEAAEENGKAAA, via the coding sequence ATGAAAGCCGAACCCGCCGCTTTGGGTGCTGGCCTTGCCGAAACCGAAGAGGCGAGAGTTGTGGCGCGTGCCGACACGCATCTGATGCGTTCGCTGCTCATCGGGATCTTCCTGTTCATGGCCATCTACGCGCTGTATTTCGCGCGTGCTTTCTTCATGCCGGTCATCCTCGCCTTCCTGCTGACGCTGACGCTGACACCAATCGTGCGCTTCCTGCGCAAGCGCGGCATTCCGGAAGTGGTTTCGGCGACAATGTTGGTCGTGCTGTCGATCTGCGTCTTCGGCGTTGCCGGCTATCTGCTCAGCGGCCCGGTCATCGACCTTCTCAACAACACCTCGTCGATCGGCCAACAACTTACCGAACGGCTGGCGCAATTACGGCGTCCGCTCGAGAGGATCATGCAGATCTCGCATCAGATCGAACAGATGACGGAGACCTCGCAGGAGCCGGGCATCCAGAAGGTGGCGATGGCGCAGTCCGGCGTCCTGTCGGCCGCCGCCAGCAACGTCCTGTCGGCGGGGACAAGCCTGACCATCATCTTCGTGCTGTCGCTGTTCCTGCTGGCGTCAGGCACGATGTTCTATGAGAAGATCATCCAGTCCTTCGCCAGCCTCAGCGAGAAGAAGCGGGCCTTGCGCGTCGTCTATGACGTCGAGCGCGAAATCTCGCATTATCTGCTCACCGTCACCGTCATCAATGCCGGTCTCGGCGCGGTTATCGGCCTTGGCCTGTGGGCGCTCGGCATGCCCAACCCGCTGGTCTGGGGAACGATGGCGGCGCTGCTCAACTTCCTGCCATATGTCGGCGCGCTGATCACCATCGTGCTGGTCAGCGTCATTGCGATGATCAGCTTCGACTCGATCTCCTACGCCCTTTTGGCGCCGGGCTTCGTGCTTTTGTGCGACATCGTCGAAGGCCAGTTCGTTACGCCGATGGTTGTCGGCCGACGCCTCGAGATCAACGCCGTGGCGATCTTCATCGCCATCGCTTTCTGGTCCTGGCTTTGGGGCTTTGTCGGCGCGCTGATGGCGGTGCCGCTGCTGGTCGTCGTCAAAGTGTTCTGCGATCATTTCGATGGCCTCAGCCATGTCGGCAATTTTCTCGCCGCACAGCAGACGGCCGTGGTGGAGGAAGAAGCGGCCGAAGAGAACGGAAAGGCAGCGGCATAA
- the dnaJ gene encoding molecular chaperone DnaJ, with amino-acid sequence MKADFYETLGVQKGADEKELKSAFRKLAMQFHPDRNPGDHSCEHKFKEINEAYETLKDPQKRAAYDRFGHAAFEQGGMNGGAQGFGAGGFADIFEDIFGDMMGGRQRRSSGGRERGADLRYNMEITLEEAFAGKTAQIRVPASISCTECSGTGAKPGTQPVTCSMCHGHGKVRATQGFFSIERTCPQCQGRGQTIKDPCPKCAGQGRVTEERSLSVNIPAGIEDGTRIRLANEGEAGLRGGPSGDLYIFLAVKPHEFFQRDGADLYCKVPISMTTAALGGSFEVTTLDGSQTKVKVTEGTQNGRQFRLKGKGMPVLRQPNVGDLYIQTAVETPQNLSRRQRELLEEFEQLSSKDNSPQSSGFFARMKDFFESFGEH; translated from the coding sequence ATGAAAGCTGATTTCTACGAGACGCTGGGCGTGCAAAAGGGCGCCGACGAGAAGGAGCTCAAGAGCGCTTTCCGCAAGCTGGCCATGCAGTTCCATCCCGACCGCAATCCCGGCGATCACTCATGCGAGCATAAGTTCAAGGAAATCAACGAAGCCTACGAAACGCTGAAGGACCCGCAGAAGCGCGCGGCCTATGACCGTTTCGGTCACGCCGCCTTCGAGCAGGGCGGCATGAATGGCGGCGCGCAAGGTTTTGGCGCCGGCGGCTTCGCCGACATTTTCGAAGACATTTTCGGCGACATGATGGGCGGGCGCCAGCGCCGCTCGTCGGGCGGCCGCGAACGCGGCGCCGATTTGCGCTACAATATGGAAATCACGCTGGAAGAAGCGTTTGCCGGCAAGACCGCGCAAATCCGCGTGCCGGCCTCGATCTCATGCACGGAATGCTCCGGGACCGGCGCCAAGCCCGGCACCCAGCCGGTGACCTGCTCGATGTGCCATGGCCACGGCAAGGTACGAGCGACGCAAGGCTTCTTCTCGATCGAGCGTACCTGCCCGCAATGCCAAGGCCGCGGCCAGACGATCAAGGACCCGTGCCCGAAATGCGCCGGCCAGGGCCGCGTCACCGAGGAACGCTCGCTGTCGGTCAATATCCCGGCCGGCATCGAGGACGGCACCCGCATCCGGCTTGCCAATGAGGGCGAGGCGGGCCTGCGCGGCGGCCCATCGGGCGACCTCTATATTTTCCTGGCGGTGAAGCCGCATGAATTCTTCCAGCGCGACGGCGCCGATCTCTACTGCAAGGTGCCGATATCGATGACGACGGCCGCCCTTGGCGGCTCGTTCGAGGTGACGACGCTGGACGGCAGTCAGACCAAGGTGAAAGTGACCGAAGGCACGCAGAACGGCCGCCAGTTCCGCCTCAAGGGCAAGGGCATGCCGGTGCTGCGCCAGCCCAATGTCGGCGACCTCTATATCCAGACCGCGGTCGAAACGCCGCAAAACCTGTCGCGCCGCCAGCGCGAGTTGCTGGAAGAGTTCGAGCAGCTGTCGTCGAAGGACAATTCGCCCCAGTCGAGCGGCTTTTTCGCCCGCATGAAGGACTTTTTCGAATCCTTCGGCGAGCACTGA
- a CDS encoding cation diffusion facilitator family transporter: MAAHGGSKTVIYAALAGNLAIAVTKFVAAFFTGSSAMLSEGVHSLVDTGNGGLLLYGMHRAARPPDRTHPLGHGRELYFWSFIVALLVFALGAGVSFYEGVVHIMAPEPVANPKINYIVLGLSMLFEGSSWYVALKEFRQQKGKQGWLQAVQSSKDPSVYTILFEDSAALLGLFVAFAGILAAELLDMPELDGVASIGIAMILGATAIFLARESKGLLIGEPASPEVQAKVLTIAQQDPAVQRANGVLTVHLGPRQIVAGLSIEFEDHLTAPEIEACVERIEALLKKEMPEITRLFVKPQTTGTWEHRRKQVEAASD, from the coding sequence ATGGCAGCACATGGCGGGTCGAAGACGGTCATCTACGCGGCGCTCGCCGGTAATCTCGCTATTGCTGTGACCAAATTCGTCGCCGCCTTCTTCACCGGCAGCTCGGCGATGCTGTCGGAAGGCGTGCACTCGCTGGTGGATACCGGCAATGGCGGGCTGCTGCTCTACGGCATGCACCGCGCCGCCCGCCCGCCGGACCGCACGCATCCGCTCGGCCATGGCCGCGAGCTGTATTTCTGGAGCTTCATTGTCGCCCTGCTCGTATTCGCGCTCGGCGCCGGCGTGTCCTTCTATGAAGGCGTCGTCCACATCATGGCGCCTGAGCCGGTCGCCAATCCCAAAATCAACTACATCGTGCTGGGCCTCTCAATGCTGTTCGAGGGCAGCTCCTGGTACGTGGCGCTGAAGGAGTTCCGCCAGCAGAAGGGCAAGCAAGGCTGGCTGCAGGCCGTGCAATCGAGCAAGGATCCGAGCGTCTACACGATCCTGTTCGAGGACAGCGCCGCCCTGCTCGGTCTGTTCGTCGCCTTCGCCGGCATATTGGCGGCCGAACTCCTCGACATGCCCGAACTCGACGGCGTCGCCTCGATCGGCATCGCGATGATCCTCGGCGCCACCGCCATCTTTCTGGCGCGCGAAAGCAAGGGATTGCTCATCGGTGAGCCGGCCTCGCCGGAAGTGCAGGCCAAGGTGCTGACCATCGCCCAGCAGGATCCGGCAGTGCAGCGGGCCAACGGCGTTCTCACCGTCCATCTCGGCCCTCGACAGATCGTCGCTGGGCTGAGCATCGAATTCGAGGACCATCTGACGGCGCCTGAGATCGAAGCCTGTGTCGAGCGCATCGAGGCGCTCTTGAAAAAAGAAATGCCGGAGATCACCAGGCTGTTCGTCAAGCCGCAGACGACCGGAACCTGGGAGCACCGGCGCAAGCAGGTCGAGGCGGCGTCGGACTAG
- the dnaK gene encoding molecular chaperone DnaK: MAKVIGIDLGTTNSCIAIMDGKEPKVIENAEGARTTPSIVAISGDGERLVGQPAKRQAVTNPENTIFAVKRLIGRRYDDPVTEKDKKLVPYKIVKGDNGDAWVEAGGKKQSPSQISAMILQKMKETAEAYLGEKVEKAVITVPAYFNDAQRQATKDAGKIAGLEVLRIINEPTAAALAYGLDKKDGKTIAVYDLGGGTFDISVLEIGDGVFEVKSTNGDTFLGGEDFDMRLVEYLAAEFKKEQGIDLKNDKLALQRLKEAAEKAKIELSSTTQTEINLPFITADATGPKHLTLKLTRAKFEQLVDDLVQRTIEPCKAALKDAGLKAGEIDEVVLVGGMTRMPKIQEIVKQFFGKEPHKGVNPDEVVALGAAIQAGVLQGDVKDVLLLDVTPLSLGIETLGGVFTRLIERNTTIPTKKSQVFSTAEDSQSAVTIRVFQGEREMAADNKALGQFDLVGIPPAPRGVPQIEVTFDIDANGIVNVSAKDKGTGKEHQIRIQASGGLSDADIEKMVKDAEANAETDKQRRALVEARNQAEALVHSSEKSLKEYGDKVSETERTAISEAITALKAAAEGDDAADIEAKSQTLAEASMKLGQAMYEASQKEAAEADAKADAAKDSDVVDADFEEIDENDEKKKSA; encoded by the coding sequence ATGGCAAAAGTAATCGGTATCGATCTCGGCACCACCAACTCCTGCATCGCCATCATGGATGGCAAGGAGCCCAAGGTCATTGAAAATGCGGAAGGCGCGCGCACGACGCCTTCCATCGTCGCCATCTCGGGCGACGGCGAACGTCTCGTCGGCCAGCCGGCCAAGCGCCAGGCGGTCACCAATCCTGAAAACACCATCTTCGCGGTCAAGCGCCTGATCGGCCGCCGCTATGACGACCCGGTGACGGAGAAGGACAAGAAGCTTGTCCCCTACAAGATCGTCAAGGGCGACAATGGCGATGCCTGGGTCGAGGCCGGCGGCAAGAAGCAGTCGCCCAGCCAGATCTCGGCCATGATCCTGCAGAAGATGAAGGAAACGGCGGAGGCCTATCTCGGCGAGAAGGTCGAGAAGGCGGTCATCACCGTTCCGGCCTATTTCAATGACGCCCAGCGCCAGGCCACCAAGGACGCCGGCAAGATCGCCGGCCTTGAGGTGCTGCGCATCATCAACGAGCCGACGGCTGCAGCACTTGCCTACGGCCTCGACAAGAAGGATGGCAAGACCATTGCCGTCTATGACCTTGGCGGCGGCACGTTCGACATTTCGGTGCTCGAAATCGGCGACGGCGTGTTCGAAGTGAAGTCGACCAATGGCGACACCTTCCTCGGCGGCGAGGATTTCGACATGCGTCTCGTCGAATACCTGGCGGCCGAGTTCAAGAAGGAACAGGGCATCGACCTGAAGAACGACAAGCTTGCGCTGCAGCGCCTCAAGGAGGCGGCTGAAAAGGCCAAGATCGAGCTGTCGTCGACGACGCAGACGGAAATCAACCTGCCCTTCATCACCGCCGACGCGACCGGCCCCAAGCACCTGACGCTGAAGCTGACCCGTGCCAAGTTCGAGCAGCTGGTCGACGATCTCGTCCAGCGCACCATCGAGCCCTGCAAGGCAGCGCTCAAGGATGCCGGGCTGAAGGCTGGCGAGATCGACGAAGTGGTCCTGGTCGGCGGCATGACCCGCATGCCCAAGATCCAGGAGATCGTGAAGCAGTTCTTCGGCAAGGAGCCGCACAAGGGCGTCAACCCGGATGAGGTCGTCGCACTCGGCGCCGCAATCCAGGCCGGCGTGCTGCAGGGCGACGTGAAGGACGTGCTGCTGCTCGACGTGACGCCGCTGTCGCTCGGCATCGAGACGCTGGGTGGCGTGTTTACCCGCCTGATCGAACGCAACACGACCATCCCGACCAAGAAGAGCCAGGTGTTCTCGACCGCTGAAGACAGTCAGTCGGCCGTGACCATCCGCGTCTTCCAGGGCGAGCGTGAAATGGCTGCCGACAACAAGGCGCTCGGCCAGTTCGACCTGGTCGGCATTCCGCCGGCGCCGCGCGGCGTGCCGCAGATCGAGGTCACTTTCGACATCGACGCCAACGGCATCGTCAACGTTTCGGCCAAGGACAAGGGCACCGGCAAGGAGCACCAGATCCGCATCCAGGCCTCTGGTGGCCTTTCGGACGCCGACATCGAGAAGATGGTCAAGGACGCCGAAGCCAATGCCGAGACCGACAAGCAGCGGCGCGCCTTGGTCGAGGCCCGCAACCAGGCCGAGGCGCTGGTGCACTCCTCCGAGAAGTCGCTGAAAGAATATGGCGACAAGGTTTCGGAAACCGAGCGCACGGCGATATCGGAGGCTATCACGGCGCTGAAGGCTGCTGCCGAAGGCGACGATGCCGCCGACATCGAGGCCAAGTCGCAGACGCTTGCCGAAGCATCCATGAAGCTCGGCCAGGCCATGTACGAAGCTTCGCAGAAGGAAGCGGCGGAAGCCGACGCCAAGGCGGACGCGGCCAAGGATAGCGATGTGGTCGACGCCGATTTCGAGGAAATCGACGAAAACGACGAGAAGAAGAAGTCGGCCTGA
- the sugE gene encoding quaternary ammonium compound efflux SMR transporter SugE → MSWIFLFFAGLFEIGWAIGLKYTDGFSKPLPTVLTVASMIISLGLLGLALKTLPVGTAYAVWTGIGTVGTALLGIWLLGEPATAIRLACIALIVCGIMGLKLAA, encoded by the coding sequence ATGTCGTGGATTTTTCTGTTTTTCGCCGGCCTGTTCGAAATTGGCTGGGCGATCGGCCTCAAATACACCGACGGCTTCTCGAAGCCGCTGCCGACGGTGCTCACCGTCGCCTCGATGATCATCAGCCTGGGCCTGCTTGGCCTGGCGCTGAAGACGCTGCCCGTCGGCACGGCCTATGCGGTGTGGACCGGCATCGGCACGGTCGGCACGGCGCTGCTTGGCATCTGGCTGCTGGGCGAGCCTGCGACGGCCATCCGGCTCGCCTGCATTGCGCTCATCGTCTGCGGCATTATGGGGCTGAAGCTCGCCGCCTGA
- a CDS encoding GFA family protein, translating to MKIDGGCHCGAIAYEAEVDPEKTSICHCTDCQQLTGTAFRVTVPAPEDHYRITKGTPKVYIKTGSSGAKRAQAFCGDCGSHLYATSVGDGPKVYGIRAGTARQREDLVPTQQKWHRSALHWLPEFEGVSIVEAQ from the coding sequence ATGAAAATCGATGGTGGGTGTCATTGCGGCGCCATAGCTTATGAAGCAGAGGTCGACCCGGAAAAGACCTCTATCTGTCATTGCACCGACTGCCAGCAACTGACCGGCACCGCCTTTCGTGTCACTGTTCCCGCGCCTGAGGATCATTATAGGATCACCAAGGGAACACCGAAGGTTTATATCAAGACGGGATCGAGCGGCGCCAAGCGTGCCCAGGCGTTCTGCGGCGACTGCGGTTCGCATCTTTACGCAACGTCGGTTGGCGACGGGCCGAAGGTCTATGGGATCAGGGCGGGGACCGCGCGGCAACGCGAGGATCTCGTTCCGACCCAACAGAAATGGCACCGATCGGCCCTGCACTGGCTTCCGGAATTCGAGGGCGTAAGCATCGTAGAGGCGCAGTAG
- a CDS encoding transglutaminase family protein, with protein MRIRIGSEMSFDFPQETPLIAMLNVHYSRASDLERPDFLTSNPPVPIQSYRDSFGNWCNRFVAPPGRFTFGTDSVIRDPGTFEMGDLMAWQHEVRDLPSDTLLFLLPSRFCESDLLASEAWRLFGHTPLGIARVQAVCDFVHNHIVFSYGNARPTRTAAEAYREQSGVCRDFAHLAVTFCRALNIPTRYCTGYISDIGLPKPWASMDFAAWMEVYLGGRWHVFDPRNNSPRIGRILIASGRDAADVPLTHIFGPGTLAGFKVWTDEIIE; from the coding sequence ATGCGAATCCGCATCGGCAGCGAGATGAGTTTCGATTTTCCGCAGGAAACGCCGCTGATCGCGATGCTCAACGTCCACTACTCCAGGGCCTCCGATCTCGAGCGCCCGGATTTCCTGACCTCCAACCCGCCGGTGCCGATCCAGAGCTACCGCGACAGTTTCGGCAATTGGTGCAACCGTTTCGTCGCCCCGCCCGGACGCTTCACCTTCGGCACCGATTCGGTAATCCGCGACCCCGGTACCTTCGAGATGGGCGACCTGATGGCCTGGCAGCATGAGGTGCGCGACCTGCCGTCGGACACATTGCTGTTCCTGTTGCCCAGCCGCTTTTGCGAGAGCGATCTGCTGGCCAGCGAAGCCTGGCGGCTGTTCGGGCACACTCCGCTCGGTATTGCCCGCGTCCAGGCGGTCTGTGATTTCGTTCACAACCACATCGTCTTCAGCTACGGCAATGCCCGACCGACGCGCACCGCGGCCGAAGCCTATCGCGAGCAAAGCGGCGTCTGCCGCGACTTTGCCCACCTCGCGGTCACCTTCTGCCGTGCGCTAAACATCCCGACCCGCTACTGCACCGGCTACATCAGCGACATCGGCCTGCCCAAACCTTGGGCGAGCATGGATTTCGCAGCCTGGATGGAGGTCTATCTCGGCGGCCGCTGGCATGTCTTCGATCCACGCAACAATTCGCCGCGCATCGGCCGCATCCTGATCGCGTCGGGCCGCGACGCCGCCGACGTGCCGCTCACCCACATCTTCGGACCGGGCACGCTGGCTGGTTTCAAGGTGTGGACGGACGAGATCATCGAATAG